The Deltaproteobacteria bacterium genome contains a region encoding:
- a CDS encoding iron-containing redox enzyme family protein, whose amino-acid sequence MPDIAKLKSTLNEMCNRQYGTDEFQDLLTLPWTMERGRYYVVQNAIYTKNRRDCWAYVQAAAPLDVKSLVWQHESDELINDPRCDMDHYTLTVKQGEVIGLTREDFDNAELPPMAQAAFMAWHLIAIKGPWLASFTSSQMLERRNNPEIVTDGGMSYRIGKKFENELGISLKRMISLNVHSTADTEHSDMMDGVYDRHVRTQEDYDTVLRAAKQCMAIDRAYRGGLAYVMQRIEG is encoded by the coding sequence ATGCCCGATATCGCCAAGCTCAAGAGCACGCTGAACGAGATGTGCAACCGCCAGTACGGGACCGACGAGTTCCAGGACCTGCTGACGCTGCCCTGGACCATGGAGCGGGGACGCTACTACGTGGTGCAGAACGCCATCTACACGAAGAACCGCCGGGACTGCTGGGCCTACGTCCAGGCCGCCGCGCCGCTCGACGTGAAGTCCCTGGTGTGGCAGCACGAGAGCGACGAGCTGATCAACGACCCGCGCTGCGACATGGACCATTACACGCTGACGGTCAAGCAGGGTGAGGTCATCGGCCTGACCCGGGAGGACTTCGACAACGCGGAGCTGCCGCCCATGGCCCAGGCGGCCTTCATGGCGTGGCACCTCATCGCCATCAAGGGTCCGTGGCTCGCCTCGTTCACGTCTTCCCAGATGCTCGAGCGGCGCAACAACCCCGAGATCGTCACCGACGGCGGCATGTCCTACCGCATCGGCAAGAAGTTCGAGAACGAGCTGGGCATCAGCCTCAAGCGGATGATCTCGCTCAACGTCCACTCCACCGCCGACACCGAACACTCGGACATGATGGACGGCGTCTACGACCGGCACGTGCGCACCCAGGAGGACTACGACACGGTGCTGCGCGCCGCGAAGCAGTGCATGGCCATCGACCGCGCCTACCGCGGCGGCCTGGCCTACGTCATGCAGCGCATCGAGGGTTGA